The uncultured Methanolobus sp. sequence CTTCTATAATCAATCCCAATGTATAGGGATCATAAGCATGGATTTCATCTAGTATAGTAAGACTATTTTGGAGGGCATCGTTCCTCGTTTCCCATTGACTCGAGTGGAACAAACTGAACAGCATCTGATCAACCGTTGAAACATTAATCGGATAAAAAAAAGAACTCATTTCTTTCATTTTATAGTTGAAATTTATATAATCATCATCCAGCTCTTCATGTAAAAGGAATCTGGAAGTTCCATGGACAAGAGCAACATTATCATTTCCAAAAATATCGGTCATTCGCTCCCTCATTTTGTTTGTAGTTGTCATAGTGGGAAGCAGATACAGAAGTCTATGGTTTTCAATATTGTTTTGTGCCCACAATAAGCTTGCTTCCGTCTTACCTGAGCCTGTGGGAGCTATCAAAAAAGAATCCCCCTTCAAATTGCTTGATTTTTTCTGAAAATCATGCCAGACTATCCGCTTTCGAGGAAGAAATCCCTTTTCTGAATCCTTTTTCTGAATTCTATTCAGAGTTGACTGCTTCAATGGATCATAAATATTGTCAACATTGAATTTCTTACTAAAATTCCCTCCAGACCCCCACCAATCACAATAGTGCATTCCTGCTTTCAAAAATGAAAATATATCACGGAGCACAGCATCTTCAGGATAGATGTCTTTGAAAACCGAGAATTGCTTGTTGATGATGTAATAATTAGGTTTATTGAGTTTTGGAAAAGTAAATGCAGTTTTTTCCCTATTAAAAAAATCAAAATAGGATTCACAGATGAAATCCTCTACATCAATCAGATATTCATTGTAATATTGTGGTGGCATTTTAGTACGCCAATTAGAAAATTTATCTGGATGCAAACGAGAATGATGACTTGCTACTACAAGAGTTTCCAGTTGAAGTTCGGGAAGTTCTTTGTATAATGAATTGTTTTTAACCTGTGATTCAATAAATGGTAAAGAATCAAGAGAATGAGAACAATTCGAATTGCCGTTACCTCTGATTTTCATCTGAAAAGGCAAAGTTGCTTTCCCATGGTCATGATATGCAACACAATAAAATAACCCTTCAATAAGCCGTTCTTCACTAATCTGAGCTTTTTTGGAAAGCTCTATACAATCCATCTTTCGGTGTGCTATAAATCTTTTAAAGATACAAAGACAGTCAGAAATATGTTCTTGAAGAGATTTTTGAGGGTTTACCTTGGCAAGCACTTCATTGGTTTTAAGATTAGAGGAGGAAGAAGTTGTATCTACCGTCTGTAAATCCTCCTTGTTTACTAAGATGAATTTTCAAGTTATTCAGAAATGCATATATCTTAAAGTCCGATGGTTGCCTGACATTATCTTTTACGATAAACGTAGAAGGTAAAGTAGCCAGACTATAGGGTTCAAAATATTTTTGATTTACTATATCAATTTCAAATCCCTCATCTTTTGGATTGAAAGGCAAGATTGTTTCCCCAAATTCACCTGAATCTACGGCTCTTAAATCTATTTTTTCGACAGATTTTATAGAAATAATCTCATCATCACGCCCTAGACTTAAAACATATTTAGGATTTAGAAATGCATGGTAAAGCGCATCAATATGATTTTCATCATTAGATGTGTAGTAAACTAGATACTCAGGTTTATAGAGCAATTCGCGCACAAAAATGCTTGTTTCGATTTTGTTGTCCTTGTACTTCTTGTATTTTATCAGGTCCTCAGCCTTTCCCATTCCACCGATGTCAGACTTCTTGGATATGTCTACAACTGCAACTTTAAAGTCTTTGCAATCCTGCCAGATAGTGTCTTCTGAAATTCCAAGTGCGGCTCCTGCAAGACCTATCAATGTTGTACGTGGAGGAAAAGGAAATGTGCGATGAATTTTATGAGTATTCGGATCTCTGAAAGAATTTAGAAGTCCTCGCACATGAAGTCGAATAGCATTCAAAATCTCACCCGATATAAACGCTCTTTAAATCATCTCGTATCTGGTCAAAGCACTCGTTGAGGTTTACCACCTTGAATGTTTCTTTAATCTCATTATCATTTTTGAAAAAACCTGATAGATATCCAACACACTCTTTTTGTATTATGCGTTCATTTGCCAACAATGTACTGTTCAGCAAATTCACATCCACAGAATCTATATCTTCTGGGTTCGTACGCAAAGTTTCAAGGAAGAGAGGTAGTTTCGAAGATTGACGTGTGTATACTACGAATTTTGGAGACATGTCTGAAAGGAGTCTGCTCTGTTTTCCGCCTCCCCATAAATGCTCTATTGCTGTAATCAGTAAATTCAACCTCTCGACTTTTGCTTCTGCGTCAAGCTCAAATCCTTCATCTTTGTTGAGTTCCATTCCGCTAAACTTTCCGACACGATCAAGTTCGACGAGAATATTGACTGCAAAATAGTTATGCGTGATTTCAGTTTCAAACATTGATCCGCCCGCATCGGCTTTTCCACGAGTCTGCTCACTACTTCTTGTTCCAAGATCACGGTCATTCTGGAAAGGGTACATCCCAATTGCGGAACTTACACGCACAGGAGAAGTACGTTTTCGGGTATCGCCAGTTACTGCTCTCATGAAACCAAAAAGATCATCGTCAATATAACTTACAGGATCGCATTCTGTAAAATCAGGACTTTTGGTTTTCGATTCACTTGTTTTCTCTTCATCACTGCGTGGGTCCTGCAATGGAGAAACATCACACCCCAGCTCCATGAACTTGTTCCTTATATTGCGACGAATCGACTGGCCTGATATATATGGTAATGTTGAACCATCAGGTAATGTAATCTTTTTTAGTGTGGAAACATTATCTTCGTTAAATCCGCTGTTTGCATTTCCTATACTCATTTTGAACAGATAACTAATATTTAAGCAATTTGATTCCATCTTCACTCCTCCTTGATTTCATTTGTCTCAGCCAGAACTCCTTCACCCTCAATAGTATCCTCCTTCTTCAACGGAGGGTTCTTCGCAAAAATAGTTATCAATGATTTATATTGTCTCCAGTTCTTTTCATTGATACTTAATAGGAACTCTTTTGGTATCCTAAGACGACCTGAATACTTTTCATTTGGCATTTTGAATTGTGCACTATTAAGATTCTCTAGAAATTCCGTTAGATTCTTTGAATTCCTCAGTCCAAAAAGAACACCTTTGTCTTTGCTAAAGTAACTATATTTTCCAATTCTGTCACCGATACTTTCACATATCTCTACAATATTCTCATCCACACGGGAACCCTCCTTTACGCTTTTTATCATGTATATTTTTACAAATTGATGGAGACCTCTTACTGGCCTGCCTTTCTCAAAAGTGAATCTCTCTACTTCATTCGTGATATCATCAAAACTGAGCAATTTTTCACATATCTTTTCTCGGTGAATCACATTAGCAATGCTGATACCACGTTTTTTTTCAACGAACAAATCACCAAATAGATGGAACAAATCTACGCCATCCCCAGATTCTGTTACCTGATCAAAAAATCGAAATATGTTTCCGAATCTTGCAAATTCAAAGTTTCGATGGAATTGCAAACTTTGAGTCTTGACGCCTAAAGTTGCATACCATCTCTTAGAAGCAAATCGTTGCCAAGCATCTGTGTCCTCTCTGTCAATCAGGGATATATAATCCTTTATTGACTGATACATAGCTATTGAAAGATAAACAAAATTTTCACTCAGATGAAAAGTAGGAATCTTTTGTTCTGAGAAATTACAGTATATGTTTTCAGTCCCTTTTGTTGGAGCATATGATTTAATGTCATTCCAAACACTTCTAAGTTCATCGAGGCTTTCGGCATGTGGAAGAGCCACGAAGAGGCGATCACCATTGACATGATAACGCAAAATATCATAAACAGCAATAGATGCTGCTTCGCAATATCCACACATAACAAGTTTACCTTTGTGCATGGGATTAAAGTTCTTCAGTTTATTACTGGATGTGAGCCATGGATAATTTACACCGGTTGGATTTGCACCCTTTTTGACCGACCGACCACAGAAAGAACAGTTTTTCTTTCCAGGGTCAAAATCAAGAGTTGTCTTTAAAGATAGTTTCGGAATATCCATTGGCACATAAGCTTTGTTAACATTACTTGCTTGCTTTGGTCCTATCTTTGCCTTCTGTTCTATTCCTTCATTAAAAGAATCCAAAGCAGTTTCAAACTGATTCTTTAAATCATCGTCCATCTCTTTTACTAGCAACTTATTGTTTATGGAAGGAATAACTCCTGTAATAAGAGCAGAATGAAATGGAGTGAAATTTGTCTTCTGATAAAGCTTGAACTCTCCATCCGTTCCATCATACCAGATGTCCTTGTTTTGAGTAGGTGAGATATAATTCATATTAACAAGATTATCAATAACTTGACTGACAAATCCAACAACTGTTTGCTGATCAGGGCCTTCTACTGTAAATCTACGTCCTTTTACTGTAACTCCAAAATTGTCTGCTAACTTCTTATGTTTGTCAAAAGCAATGAATAATGCAACTATACCAGAATCTAACCAATAATTTCCTGTTTCCTTGAAATCAAGCTTGAATATCTCAGTGTTTTCTAAAGAAACATCTAAAGGGTCAGACACAGTGAACCTATTCATCCCACCACCCCCATACACCCAAATCCCATCGCATTTTTCTCCCCAAGCCCCGCATCGTAGGCGAACTTCACAAGTTCGGGGCTGGCTTCCAGTTTCATCTTTAGCATGCTGCATCGTCTGAAACTGTTATCTATGGACACGCGTTTTGCTTTGACATCCATCACATCAAGGATATCGAAAAAATCCTGTTCTACTTTGTGGCCGTAGTATTCCTCGTATCTGGAGCAGAGATTTGTATGGAGATTCTCATAGAACTTGGCATCCTTTGGGTAGAGGTCGAACTCAGCAAGCTTATCACCTTTTTTCCTCATGGTCTTCACATACAGGGGGGAGAGGGTTGTGAACTTGCAGGTGTCCGAGAACTCCGGCTGGGGCAGGATCTCTGCACTTTCAATAATGAGATTTGCTTTTTGTCCTTTTCCGAGGAAAAATTCCGGCTCCATAAGCAGACCTTCGGTGAAACTGCGAATAAACTCCGGGTCCGGTGAAGAGATGAAAAAATGTGCTTTCGTAAAATTCAGGCCATATTTATTCGGAATCCAGTCCTCAATAACAAGGTTGGAAAACGTATAGAACTTGAATCCCTGATGGCTGTGCAGCTCATTTGCAAGAGTAATATTGGCATTGGTAAGACGGTGATACAGCATAGAAGCTAAACCGTACTGGTAATCATAATGAAGAGGAGAAGACGATGTTTTTCGGATAGTGATCTTGCATCGCATAATATGTATAAGTCACTCATTATTATTGAATATTGCGAAATTATTTTCATCGCATATGAAATTTGAAAAGAAAAAGTCAGAACAAATAAAAAATATTACTAGAAAGGAGCAGTACAACGAGAATATTTTGAGATAATCCAAATTACCATACTTTTTTATATTCACCCTACCTATCTTAATATTGACAGTTAACTTACTTGCGGGTTAAGAAAGAGATAATTTCATCTGGCTACTTCTTTTAAGTTAATTGCTAACAAGAAGCATCGTATAGATTGCGGGATAGAGGTTCCCGTCTCAATGATAACTGCTACACAGCATCACGACAGAATACCCGCCAGGTATTGTACAATTTCCGTATCCACTAGTTGTGACTATGTTCAGCTGCAATAATTGTAGACTTGATAAGAATCAAAATAGAACGAATCGTGCGAATAATCTTAGCCAAAAGTTAACTGAACAAAATAAACAACAAAGGAAAATAAACATGAGAGACAATAGAGAAGGCGGATTCAGAGGCGGTTCAAGAGACGGAAATCGTGGCGGTGGCAGAGGTGGAAACTTCAGGTCAAGCGGCCCTAGAGAAATGCATAAGGCAAAATGCTCAGACTGCGGTCAGGAAACCGAAGTTCCATTCGAACCGGACCCGGAAAGACCTGTTTACTGCAGGGAATGCTTCCAGAAGCACAGACCAAAGAGATACTAAAACTTTTTATCAGAACTAGAGATCCGTAGGCTAAAAAAGCATTCAGCCCGGATCTTCGGCTATTTTTCAAATATACTTCTTATTCGTAATTTACATTGCATACTGCATTGTAAACAGTTCGTTACCATACAAATAACTATATACATGGCATATCCATTTTTTAATCAGGGAAGATGGTCAGCTAATGAAAACAGCAAGAGCTTTGGCTATTGCCATACTGCTGATGGCAATACTTGCAAACATTGCAAATGCAGCATCAACTGAAGATTGTAAGGAATGCCACGTGGATGAATACAGGGCATGGCGCTTGTCGGCCCATTACAGTGAAAATGGGACATCACTTAACAAACCGGGACCTGAAACCTGCATTCCATGTCATTCAATAAACACCCCACGACTTTATAGTACAATGTATGGAGAAGTGTCGGCTGAATCACCTGAATGTGAAATGTGCCACAAGCCTCCTGAAGAAGGGTTCACCGCGCACATCACAAACCCTTCAGAAGCAGTTCCTCCTCTTAACCTGTCAGCAGAAGTTTGCGAAGATTGCCATACGGGACCACACCATGCAATCTATGAGGAGTGGAACGAGTACGATAAAATAGGCTATAACCCGGCTTCAATGGAAAGCCATTCAGAACCACCTTCAAAAAAAAATGTAAACAATAATTCAAAGTCCGTAATTACATGTGTGATGTGCCACAAGCCCCACAATACAGAACTCAGAATAGAAGTACAGGAACTTTGCGCAAGATGTCATAGTTCAAATGCTTCCCCTGCAGAAAGCAAATATGTAGTTGCAGGCGGTCCACAATGGGAAATGTATAACGGATCAATCTATACTAACGATGTACATGCCGTAAATCTGAAATGTGTGGACTGCCACATGGCAACACTAACAGATGAAACAGGAGAACAAAAGCTAATCACTGGTCATTCATTCGATTTTGATCCGGCATTACTGTCCAATCCTGATTCCGGAAATATATGTAAAAAATGCCATGTGACAGGGCACGATAAGATACCTGAAAGCGGTGATTGTGATAACTGCCACGAAGTATCGCTTTTCAATATATCTGCCAGCCACCAAAAAATGACCGCATACAAGCTTCAGGAACTTGAAATCCTGCAGGAAAATGCCAGCAAAGTCCTGCTCATGCCAGATGACAACATGAGTCTGGAGAAGCTTACAGGTGATTATAAAGAAGCGATTGCGTACATTGAATTTGTAAAAGCAGACGGTAGTCTTGGAATGCACAATATGGAACGTACAGATGAATATCTGGAAAAGGCAGAAACTTTGCTTCGATCAATCACAGTAGAAGAAGATACTGAAAACGGTATTGAAAAAACAGAAACTCATGCTAAAGAGGAACAAGAAGAGAACACATCACCGGGTGCAGGAATTACAGATTTATTCATGGTAATTTTCATAACTGCAATTATTATGTCACTATCAAAAAAGAAAAGAGGAAAATAATTAATTGAATTATTCCGGTTCCTGGTCCTGTTCATCAGGCTCCGGTTCAAGAGCGGAATAGATGCTACTGACACCTTCCATAACCTTGAAACCTTTTCCCGTAATCATATAATCCCCTCTTTCATGCCTCTGGATGATCATTCCTTTTGCAACTAATTTCTGCAAATGGAACAAAAGGTTTCCACCCCGCAGACCCGTCAGGTTTGAAAGGGCAGAGAAACTTTTAGTTTCAGCAGATATTGCCTTGAGTATCTCAAAACGCTTCTGGTGGCAAAGAGGCTCCAGTATGCCAGCAACAACCTCTTCAGGAGGAAGCTGGCTGAGATCCTGACGCTTGTCCTTATTGGTCTCATATATTCGCATGGAACGCATGAGGGTCACCTGCCTGGAGAGAATACCAGATGCCTCTGCAAAGCAGGTATCACACTGATTGTAAGGTACTTTTGTACGGAGTTGTTTAAGTTCAAGGCGATTTTCTTCTATTGCAGCCTCACTCACCTCACCTTCCCTGATAAGACCGGCATTCTTTTCCAGAACATTGGAAAGCAAGGTTTTGCATTCATTACGCATCTCACACTTTTTCACCATATTCTTTTCAAGATTCTTGCCTGCATCTTCCATGAGATGGCGAACAATGGCACCGGAGTAATCATTCTTCACATTATTTACCATCATATCAAGATGCTGGTGGTTGGATGAATCCATAAAAGAACGAATATCACTTTTGATATCAGAAAGCATGTGCTTTATGTCAGAGAGGTCAGAGGTGAGGTCATCTTCCTGAATCATACAAGAAGATTGTGTTTTATTTGATAAATAGGTTTGTGTATAATATTAATAGGTCATTTAAGTGCACTGCATTATACAAAGTATAGTACAATGCCGATTAAGTATATATTAGAAACTAACCAATTAAGTATTGCTGACACACACTCCGGAGCTAAGCATCAGCAACCAACCTGAAAAACGAAACAACAAACAATGGAGATAACAAAAATGAGCGTAAAAGAAGATATACACAGCCAGATCATCGGCGGACTTGCAGATGCAACATTCCCAATTGAGACACCTGAAAAATTGCTTGCAGCATTCCCGGCCGGAGCAGACACAACCTGCAAATCAGGAGACGTATCAGTAACAGCAGGTGAAGCAGGCGGACTTCTTACAGCAGATGACTTCCCATTCAAGAGTGCAAAGGAAGTCGCAGATATACTCGTTGAGAGGGCAGGACTTTAAGCCCCCTCAACCCTTATAATTTCCTCTTAGGTTACAAACCACACCTGAATTAGAATCCTTCATACACAATCTTTTTTTAATACGGTGTACACTGTTAATGTATAATATTTTTTGAATTATACACATAACAGTGGAAGTTGTGATAAGATAATGGATTTAACATTATTTACCGATATAGGAATCATTTTTGGAGTTTCAATCGTCATACTGCTGCTTTTCAACAAAGTGAAATTACCTTCAGTATTAGGGTTTCTTGTGACAGGCATGCTTGCAGGTCCCCACTGGCTTGGAATAATCAGCAACATGAGTGAAGTAGAAAACCTTGCAGAAATAGGAATTATTCTTCTGCTCTTTACAATTGGCGTGGAAATGTCAATCAGGGAGCTCTGGGAAATCAAAAGACTCGTGCTTCTTGGAGGAACTTTGCAAATAGGGATAACTATTCTACTCGTTTATTATATTGGCACCTACCTGGGCCTTAGTTCTGGAACTGCACTGTTTATCGGTTTTCTCATTTCCCTGAGCAGCACTGCCATTGTACTTAAATTATTACAGGAAAAAGCCGAGCTGGATACACCACACGGCAAAACATCCCTTGGGATACTCATATTCCAGGATGTTATGATCGTCCCCATGATACTGATAACTCCTGTTATTGCAGGTGCATCCGCCGAATCCGGCGATACTTTCGGATTGTTTTTACTGAAAGCTATCGGGATAATAATAGTCATCCTTATAAGTGCAAGATGGGTAGTTCCATCCCTGCTTTACCAGATAGCAAAAACAAGAAACAGGGAGCTATTCCTTCTGAGTATTGTCTTCATTTGCCTGGCAACTGCATGGCTTACTTCCAGTATAGGACTTTCACTTGCACTCGGGGCATTCATAGCAGGACTTATTATATCGGAATCCGAGTATAGTCATCAGGCTATGGGTAATATTATGCCCTTCAGGGATATTTTCATGAGCTTTTTCTTTGTATCCATCGGAATGCTGCTGGATATCAGCTTTTTTGCCGACAATGTCATTTACCTGCTATTACTCGCAAGTGCGGTCGTCATAATGAAGTCTTCAACAGCCGGCCTTGCAGCCCTTGTGCTCGGATATCCGCTTCGCACAATTATTATTGCCGGACTTTCGCTTGCACAGGTCGGAGAATTCTCATTTGTGTTGTCAACCTTCGGACTTGAATATTCCCTTCTTAATCAGGACATGTACCAGACATTTCTTGCAGTGTCCATTATCACGATGGCTGCAACTCCTTTTATCACAAATTCATCTTACGGAATTTCAGACAGGGCATCAAAAATAGTACCTTTCCGGAAACTCATTGACGGTTTATATACTGGTGGCATCACATCAAAAGACGGTGATGAGAAACTTGAAGACCACCTGATAATAATCGGCTACGGATTCAACGGCAAAACATTATCCCACGCTGCAAGGAATGCAGGAATATCCTATGTTATAATTGAGACTAATCCTGAAACCGTACGTCATGAAAAGAAAAACGGTGAGAAAATTCTCTATGGCGATGCGAGCCATGAAGCCGTGCTCAGGTCCGCAAACATAGATTCAGCAAGGATACTGGTCGTAGGTATATCGGATTTTGTTGCCACAAGAAAAATAATTGATATGGCAAAAAGCCTGAATCCTGAAACTTATATCATTGCCAGGACACGCTATGTGAGTGAGATTAAAAGACTCACAGAACTTGGTGCTAATGAGGTGATTCCTGAAGAATACGAGACATCTGTTGAGATCTTTGTCCGTCTGCTCAAGAAATATCTTGTCCCTGAAGAAGACATTGATAGATTCACAAGGGAAGTACGTGCCAACGGATACTGTATGCTGAGAAAGTCTTACTCAAAGGACCAGGAGAGACACTTTAACTTAAAGGATGAGCTGCCCGGAATGGAAGTCAGCACATTTAAAGTAGGAGAAAACTGTCTTGCAAACGGGAAAACTCTCAGTGAACTTGAAATAAGAACCAGACACAAAGCAACAATTCTGGCAATCCACAGGGAAAATGACACCATTACAAACCCGGACGGAAATACTCCACTGTATTCAGGGGATTTATGCATCATTTTTGGTAAGCCGGAGGACCTGCATAACATAAGGGAAATGTTCAAAGGGTCTTCATGCAGCATTCCTGAATAAACTCTGACCCGCGTCAGAAAAAATCACATTATATAGATACAATCCAATTGTGTGTTGAGCAGGATGAAATTCGATCGAATACCAATTGGAAAATTTTCCCTGATGACGCATTTGACACAGAAAGCTCTTCGCCTCTACGACAGGAAAGGTCTTCTTGTACCAGAGGCAAAGGATGCATTCACAAATTACCGTTGCTATACCTATGAACAAATTGAAAGGGGAGTAAAGATACGTACCCTTTCATGGATGGGATTCTCTCTTGATGAGATAGCAACACTGCTGGATGCGGAAGAAAAAAGTGACAGTGCCACCATCAGTGAACTTATGCAGAAAAGATGTGCACACACTGAAAAGGAGATTATCAGACTGCAGAAAGTACAACAGATCCTGCTCAGACAGAAAGACACATTGGAGTTGTATAGTATGTCAGTATCAGAACCAGAAATAAAAGAAGTTCCACAGATACGTGTGTTAAGCAAAAGAGAAACTGGAAGTTATGAGGTGACCATTGGAAAACTCATAGGAGAGTTGTTCGGGTTCATAGAATCACGGAGTAATCCACGAAACAACCTGAAGATGACAGGACCCTGCATGTTCATCTGCCATGACGAGGAATACAGGGAAACAGGAGCAAATATTGAAGTTGCAATCCCTGTATCAGGCAGCATTTCCACTGATGACGTTAATGTTGACCTCGTAACGCTACCGGCAGTCAAAATTGTCTCGGCAATTCACAAAGGACCTTATAATGAAGTCGGTATTGCCTACACACGTCTCTTTGAGTTCATGCAGGAAAACAATATGGAACCTGCCGGCCCTTCAAGAGCATTGTATATAAACGACCCTGGTGAAGTTTCAGAAGACGAACTGATGACAGAAGTCCAGATTCCGGCCAGGTAAAGTAATCTGTAACAGAGGCTAAATCTCTGTTCTCTATTTTTAGCCAATGATTGCAAAATTAGTAAGAGGTATTTGTATAAAAAAGTGTTGGGACATAGAGACATAGATGTATTTTAGTCAATAAGACATCTACAGAGAACATTATGAACTTACAAAAGATGAAAAAAACAATAGATTATAGAGATTACATGCGTTTAGCTTATATGGGAAAAAGTCAGAGCACTAATTGAACAGGAAGACCTCACTAAAGGTCTGAAAAACAATAATATAAAATCAGTGTGGAGAATAGAACATGGAATGGAAGTTGTCTAGAAAGACACAACAGCGTTTCAGGCATTTCAGAGTCTGGAAAGAGTTCAAGCAAGTCGATGCAAAGCCAGAGAGCTATAGATGTGTGGCATCAAAAAAAGCAACCTGCAATGTTGAACTTTTAAAACCTTCCATTAGTTTGATGT is a genomic window containing:
- a CDS encoding cation:proton antiporter encodes the protein MDLTLFTDIGIIFGVSIVILLLFNKVKLPSVLGFLVTGMLAGPHWLGIISNMSEVENLAEIGIILLLFTIGVEMSIRELWEIKRLVLLGGTLQIGITILLVYYIGTYLGLSSGTALFIGFLISLSSTAIVLKLLQEKAELDTPHGKTSLGILIFQDVMIVPMILITPVIAGASAESGDTFGLFLLKAIGIIIVILISARWVVPSLLYQIAKTRNRELFLLSIVFICLATAWLTSSIGLSLALGAFIAGLIISESEYSHQAMGNIMPFRDIFMSFFFVSIGMLLDISFFADNVIYLLLLASAVVIMKSSTAGLAALVLGYPLRTIIIAGLSLAQVGEFSFVLSTFGLEYSLLNQDMYQTFLAVSIITMAATPFITNSSYGISDRASKIVPFRKLIDGLYTGGITSKDGDEKLEDHLIIIGYGFNGKTLSHAARNAGISYVIIETNPETVRHEKKNGEKILYGDASHEAVLRSANIDSARILVVGISDFVATRKIIDMAKSLNPETYIIARTRYVSEIKRLTELGANEVIPEEYETSVEIFVRLLKKYLVPEEDIDRFTREVRANGYCMLRKSYSKDQERHFNLKDELPGMEVSTFKVGENCLANGKTLSELEIRTRHKATILAIHRENDTITNPDGNTPLYSGDLCIIFGKPEDLHNIREMFKGSSCSIPE
- a CDS encoding GyrI-like domain-containing protein; its protein translation is MKFDRIPIGKFSLMTHLTQKALRLYDRKGLLVPEAKDAFTNYRCYTYEQIERGVKIRTLSWMGFSLDEIATLLDAEEKSDSATISELMQKRCAHTEKEIIRLQKVQQILLRQKDTLELYSMSVSEPEIKEVPQIRVLSKRETGSYEVTIGKLIGELFGFIESRSNPRNNLKMTGPCMFICHDEEYRETGANIEVAIPVSGSISTDDVNVDLVTLPAVKIVSAIHKGPYNEVGIAYTRLFEFMQENNMEPAGPSRALYINDPGEVSEDELMTEVQIPAR